The following nucleotide sequence is from Psychroserpens sp. Hel_I_66.
GTTTAAAATTATAGACATCGTATATATTTATGTGATAATTATTTATTCTTCGGAAATATTTTCAGGTTTAGATACGTCGCTCTTTGCTTCAACCTTATCGCCTGGCTTTAATGTTTTTGAGACCATATTATAAGGTCCTGTGATGATTTCGGTACCATCGCTTACACCAGAAATTATTTCAATATTTGTATCATCTTGAATTCCGGTTTTTACTTTTTCTAATTTTGCTACACCGTTATCATTAATGAACACACACTCAAATTTCTCTTCATCTCCAAAACTTCCATCTTCGGGAAGTGCTGCTTTCCCATCACTTTTTTTATCTGTCATTTCAGACGCTGTCTTAATTACAATAGCGCTAATTGGAACAGCAATAGAATTATTTTTTTTATTGGTAATGATATCAACTGTTGCGGTCATTCCTGGTCTAAATGGAGAATAGCTATCTGGTTTACCTTGCATTAAATCTTGGTAAGACTCTTCTAAAATTCTTACTTTAACCCTAAAATTTGTTACTTGATCTGCTGTAAGGGTACTTGCTGCAGAATTTGCAATTTCTGTAACAATCCCTTTAAATTCCTTTTTTAAATAAGCATCGACCTCAACAATGGTAGAATCACCGATTTGTACTTTTACAATATCATTTTCGTTAACGTCTACCTCAACTTCCATATTATTGAGATTTGCTACTCTTAAAATTTCTGTACCTGCCATTTGTTGCGTACCAACGACGCGCTCACCTAATTCAACATTGAGAAGTGAAATAGTCCCGCTCATTGGCGCATATATAGTAGTCCTGCCTAAGTTGTCTTTAGCTTCATTTACGGTTGCTGCTGCACTTTGCACACTATAATAAGCCGAACTTTTTGATGCCTGGGCAGTTTCATAAGCAGCAATTGCTCGGTCCCATTCAGATTTTGAAATAACACCTTTGTCAAACAACGATTTACTTCTATCATAATTTGCTTTTGCCTCCTTGAGAGACGCTTCTGCTTGCTCTAAACCTGCTCTTACATTCTGGTATGAGGCTTGTGATCTACTTACTGCAGACTGAATAAGATCTGGATTTACGCGAACTAAAAGATCTCCTTTATTTACTTGTTGTCCTTCCTTAAACGGAAGATCAAGAATTTCTCCAGAAACTTCACTGGAAATTTTGACTTCAACTTCTGGTTGTATTTTCCCTGTTGCAGAAACAGTTTCAACAATATCAACTAAAGTCACCTTTTTAAATTCTACCTCTTTAATATTTCCTTTCTTACCGAATAATCCCATAGATTTTCCTGCAACTAAGGCAATAAGTACAAGCACAACAATTGCAAGAATGATTTTAGTTTTTTTACTCATGTTTTAAAACTTTAATTCTGTAGCTGGTATCCCAAAATATAATTCAAGAACCTTCAACTTAAATATATAATCGTATTTGGCACGATTTACTTCTATTTTAGCATTGTCAAATCTAAGCTTAGATTGACTAAAATCAAAAGCGTTTGTTAACCCTACGTCATAACGTTCCTTTGCATAATCATAAGCCAACTGCTGGGACTCTAAAGCAATTTCTGCAGCTTCAAAAGATTTGAAAGCTCCTTTTGCATCCACATAAGCTTGGTAAACATTTGATTCTAAATCTAACTCTGCCTGTTCTAATTGATACTCGCTACGTTGTAAATTTATCTTACTTCTTTTAATGTTTCCTTTTGTTGAAAATCCATTAAAAATAGGAATGTTTAAACTTAACCCATAACCAATACCATCATTTTGGTACAATTGATCAAGAAATGGATCTGCTCCAACTTGACGAGCAACTGTATTAGGAAATGTACCCACTACAGATTGACCAGTACCCTCCACTACACCAATTTCTTGCGTTACAGATGGATTATCTGGATCTGTTACCTGAATAAACGACGTAGCATTGGTATATCTCGTATCATATCCAAAAAATGCTCTCAATGTTGGATAATTAGCTCCTCTTGCAATCTGTAAATCTTTTTTAGCCAATTCTACATCTTGCTCTGCAATCTTAATTTCAGAGCGTGTCTCTTTAGCTTTAGACAAAATTTCTGAAATACTTTTATCTGCTATTCCACCATCAACAATATCGTACCCTTCATCTTCAATATCAAAATTCTCATAATCCTTAATTAACAATAATTGCGCAAGACTAATGAGTGATATGGTAATATTATTTTCAGCATTAATTATATTTTGTTTCTCACTAGCGTCTATAGCTTTAATTTCAAGGAGGTCGCCTCTTGGCAAAGATCCTGCTTCAACTAACTGTTCTGTTCGGTCTATCTGCTCTTGTGTTACCGCATTTTGAGATTTTAAAACTTCCAGATTTGCTTTATTTAAAATAACCGTTAAATATCCATTGGCTACAAAAAGAGAAATATCATCCTTCATTTTATCCAAACGGTACTGGCTTGCCAATTTAGAAATTTCGGCACGTTGTAAAGTTCTCACATTTCTTAAACCGTCAAAAAGAGTATACCCTACATTTACATTTCCAGTGACCGATAAAAATGTAGTGGTTTGTGCATTGTTTGTTACCGGGTTAAAACTAAGTCCTGTATTTTCTGAAATACTACTGCCTAAATTTAATGATGGTAAAAAGTTACCTATTGCAGTAAGCTTATCTATATCTGTAGTTGCTAAGTCTAGTTCGCTTTGTTTAACAGAAATATTGTTTTCCAACGCGTACTGAACACATTCAATAAGTGTCCATTTCTTAGTTTGAGCTTGAGAACTTATTGTTATAAAAACAATGATTATGCTTATTATTTTTTTCATGATTAATCTATAAGTATCTAAAATTTGTAAAGTGTTACACTAAATCCTAAAATTTTTATTGGGCGTATTTTGGAATTCCTTGAATTTGATTCCAAACCTTGATTTTGTCATCTTTAGTAATTCCACTTTTAACCTCAACAAAAATACCGTCACTAATTCCTAATTCTACATCCCTACGTTCAAATTCCTGATCACCCGTTACAATTTCCACATAAGGTTTTTTAGTTTCTTTGTCATATTGAACCAACGCTTCTTTAATTGCAAGAACGTTTTCTGCTTTTTCTAAAATAATAGAAGCATTCGCACTCAATCCTGCTCTAATAAAAGTAGAATCTATTTGTTTTAAAGTTCCTTTTATTGCAAATTGAATAGCTCCGTTTTCTGCTACTCCTTTGGGTGCAATGTAGTCTAAAACCGCATCAAACTTTTCATCTTCAATGGCTCCAACGGTAATTTCTAAAGGTAAACCTTCTTTTATTTTACCTACTTCACTCTCATCAACCTTCCCTTCAAAAATCATTTTTTTAACATCTGCGAGAGACGCTATTGATGTCCCTTCATTGAAATTATTTGCTTCAATAACTTGGTTACCAGCTTTTACAGGCACATCTAAAACCATCCCAGAAACCGTAGCTCTAACTTGCGTTTGAGCAATGTTACCCAAACCGCTCGTAGTACCTGTTTTTATGATATCATAATTTTGATTTGCAGAATTCACATTGATCCTAGCCTGCTCGACCGCTTGCTTGGTCTGTAAATATGTATTTTTCACACCTTCAAAATCATTTGCTGAAATCACACCTTTATCAAACAAAGCTTTTTGTCTATCATAATTAGATTGTTGCGTTTGTAAATTGATTTTTGCAGTTTGAAAAGCAGTTTGATTTGAGGCTATATTGTTTTTTGCACTGGTTAAAGAAGACACATTAGGGATTACCCTAATTTGCGCAATTAAGTCACCTTGCTTCACATATTCTCCTGCGTCAATAAATATCTCCTCAATAACTCCAGAAATGTTTGGCTTGATTAAAATTTCTTCCTTCGGAACAATACTACCAGTTGCTACTGTCTTTACGACTATGGTTTGCTCGGTTGGGCTTTCCGAAGTATATTTTATTGGGTCCTCTTGATTTTTTTGCCATAAATAAAATAATGCGCCTCCAAATACGACGACGATTAAAATCAATAATATTACAGTTCTTGTTCTTTTCATTGGTTGATGATTATATAATTTCTATTTATTTTGATTTCTATTATTCTATTCTTAGTGCATCTACTGGCTTCATTTTGGTCGCACTATTAGCTGGAATCAATCCTGCTAAAACTCCAGAAAAAACTAATATTAACAAGGCAGTGAATACGACTTGCATACTCACACTTGGGTTGGCAAAATTTTCTACAGTGCCAACGCTGTCCAAAATAGTATTCATTAGCCAAATTACAAATGCTGCAAATGAGATACCTACCATACCAGATAATATCGTCAATATTAGACTTTCCTGTAAAATTTGAGATTTGATCATCCAAGGAGAAGCCCCTAAAGCTCGTCTAACGCCAATTTCTTTGGTACGCTCTTTCACAACGATTAGCATTATATTACTAATACCAATTATTCCAGACATAAGCACCAATGCTCCAACAAAATAACCTACAAGCGTTAAAATTGAAAACAATCCATTCACGCGTCCAAATTGCTCTGATAAGTCAAAATGACCAATTGCTCGCTCATCATCTGGATGCACTTTATGCCTTGACTTCATTAGATCAAAAATTTGCTGTTTTAGAGAGGTAATTGTTGTTCCGTCTTCCGCAGTTATAGCCATCCAACCTACATTTTCGCCTCTGTTAAATGCTTGTCCGAATGTTGTAAACGGAATATAAATTGTACTTGCATCTTGTTCGCCATCACCTTGACTATTACTCATTTTAAAAGTACCAACGACCAAAAAATTAACACCGTTGATTTTTATGTAAGTTCCTAAAATCTCTTCGCCTTTATCGTAAAGTCCACGTTCAACTCCAGTGCCAATAATACATATTTTACGTTTTGATTCAATATCTGAATAACTTATAAAACGACCCTGAAGAATATCCATTGGTTGCTGTTTAATATATTCTGGATAATCACCATAAATCTCAAAGGCACCTGTTTTAGTACCTCTTATAACATTGTTTGCTCCATTGTAACCTCCTAACTGGTTTCTTGGAGATACATATTTGATATTTGGAACTTCAGATTTTATAGCTGCAACATCACCTATTTTGTAGTTAAAGTTACGTCCTTTTGGTAAGCCTTTGTATGGTTTAGATGTGCCTTGCGTCCACATAAACATGGAGTTGGTTGCGAAATCACCAAAATCTGCAGTTACTCCATTTTTAAGCCCGTTGGTTAATGCTAACAATAGGACAAGTATTGTAATTCCCCAAAACACACCAAATGCTGTCAAAAAAGTTCTAAACTTATTTGCATTTAATGCTTCTAATATTTCGTCCCAACGGTCTCTGCTAAACATATTATTCGTCTCTTAGTGCTACAATAGGCTTTATCTTGGCTGCTCGGTAAGCTGGAATAAAACCTGCTATAGCTCCTGCAAAAACAAGCAAAAACACTGTTGTTAATGCTACATTAAAATCTACTTGAGGGTATTTTATAAAATCACTATCTATTAATGGCCCAACTGCCTCTAATAGACCAAGCCCAAATATCAATCCAAATAATCCAGAAAACATGGTCACAAATACAGCTTCTTGTAAAATCATACCAACAATAGACATTGGCATAGCGCCAAGTGCCTTTCTTATTCCAATTTCTTTTGTTCTTTCCTTAACTATGATGAGCATTATATTTCCAACACCCACAATTCCCGCAATG
It contains:
- a CDS encoding efflux RND transporter periplasmic adaptor subunit; this encodes MSKKTKIILAIVVLVLIALVAGKSMGLFGKKGNIKEVEFKKVTLVDIVETVSATGKIQPEVEVKISSEVSGEILDLPFKEGQQVNKGDLLVRVNPDLIQSAVSRSQASYQNVRAGLEQAEASLKEAKANYDRSKSLFDKGVISKSEWDRAIAAYETAQASKSSAYYSVQSAAATVNEAKDNLGRTTIYAPMSGTISLLNVELGERVVGTQQMAGTEILRVANLNNMEVEVDVNENDIVKVQIGDSTIVEVDAYLKKEFKGIVTEIANSAASTLTADQVTNFRVKVRILEESYQDLMQGKPDSYSPFRPGMTATVDIITNKKNNSIAVPISAIVIKTASEMTDKKSDGKAALPEDGSFGDEEKFECVFINDNGVAKLEKVKTGIQDDTNIEIISGVSDGTEIITGPYNMVSKTLKPGDKVEAKSDVSKPENISEE
- a CDS encoding TolC family protein, which produces MKKIISIIIVFITISSQAQTKKWTLIECVQYALENNISVKQSELDLATTDIDKLTAIGNFLPSLNLGSSISENTGLSFNPVTNNAQTTTFLSVTGNVNVGYTLFDGLRNVRTLQRAEISKLASQYRLDKMKDDISLFVANGYLTVILNKANLEVLKSQNAVTQEQIDRTEQLVEAGSLPRGDLLEIKAIDASEKQNIINAENNITISLISLAQLLLIKDYENFDIEDEGYDIVDGGIADKSISEILSKAKETRSEIKIAEQDVELAKKDLQIARGANYPTLRAFFGYDTRYTNATSFIQVTDPDNPSVTQEIGVVEGTGQSVVGTFPNTVARQVGADPFLDQLYQNDGIGYGLSLNIPIFNGFSTKGNIKRSKINLQRSEYQLEQAELDLESNVYQAYVDAKGAFKSFEAAEIALESQQLAYDYAKERYDVGLTNAFDFSQSKLRFDNAKIEVNRAKYDYIFKLKVLELYFGIPATELKF
- a CDS encoding efflux RND transporter periplasmic adaptor subunit — its product is MKRTRTVILLILIVVVFGGALFYLWQKNQEDPIKYTSESPTEQTIVVKTVATGSIVPKEEILIKPNISGVIEEIFIDAGEYVKQGDLIAQIRVIPNVSSLTSAKNNIASNQTAFQTAKINLQTQQSNYDRQKALFDKGVISANDFEGVKNTYLQTKQAVEQARINVNSANQNYDIIKTGTTSGLGNIAQTQVRATVSGMVLDVPVKAGNQVIEANNFNEGTSIASLADVKKMIFEGKVDESEVGKIKEGLPLEITVGAIEDEKFDAVLDYIAPKGVAENGAIQFAIKGTLKQIDSTFIRAGLSANASIILEKAENVLAIKEALVQYDKETKKPYVEIVTGDQEFERRDVELGISDGIFVEVKSGITKDDKIKVWNQIQGIPKYAQ
- a CDS encoding ABC transporter permease: MFSRDRWDEILEALNANKFRTFLTAFGVFWGITILVLLLALTNGLKNGVTADFGDFATNSMFMWTQGTSKPYKGLPKGRNFNYKIGDVAAIKSEVPNIKYVSPRNQLGGYNGANNVIRGTKTGAFEIYGDYPEYIKQQPMDILQGRFISYSDIESKRKICIIGTGVERGLYDKGEEILGTYIKINGVNFLVVGTFKMSNSQGDGEQDASTIYIPFTTFGQAFNRGENVGWMAITAEDGTTITSLKQQIFDLMKSRHKVHPDDERAIGHFDLSEQFGRVNGLFSILTLVGYFVGALVLMSGIIGISNIMLIVVKERTKEIGVRRALGASPWMIKSQILQESLILTILSGMVGISFAAFVIWLMNTILDSVGTVENFANPSVSMQVVFTALLILVFSGVLAGLIPANSATKMKPVDALRIE